A section of the Thermoproteales archaeon genome encodes:
- a CDS encoding 2-oxoacid:acceptor oxidoreductase family protein, with amino-acid sequence MNDLLEVRWHGRGGQGVVTSAQLTVEAAVRDGKYAVAIPFFGAERRGAPVVAYNRISHKPIRTRCAIKHPDIIVILDHSLLRIIDVTRGLKKDGLIVLNGEPDEEILRKSFKVAYVNATDIALKNNLTLAGIALVNMPMLGAFVKASGIISIDSVITVVKEKWRGELGERNVKGVLEAYENTTIVGM; translated from the coding sequence ATGAACGATCTTCTGGAAGTCCGTTGGCATGGTCGCGGAGGACAAGGTGTTGTAACATCTGCACAGTTAACTGTTGAAGCGGCAGTGAGAGATGGTAAGTATGCTGTGGCTATTCCCTTTTTCGGAGCAGAGCGTAGAGGAGCGCCAGTAGTTGCTTATAATAGGATATCCCATAAGCCTATAAGAACTAGATGCGCCATTAAACATCCTGACATAATCGTGATCTTGGATCATTCTTTACTTAGGATAATAGATGTTACTCGAGGCCTTAAAAAAGATGGATTAATAGTTTTAAATGGCGAGCCAGATGAGGAAATTTTAAGAAAAAGCTTTAAAGTTGCATATGTTAATGCTACTGACATAGCCTTAAAGAATAATCTTACTCTTGCCGGTATAGCTTTGGTTAATATGCCGATGCTAGGAGCTTTTGTAAAAGCGTCTGGAATAATCTCGATTGATTCTGTAATAACAGTTGTTAAAGAAAAGTGGCGTGGAGAGTTAGGTGAGAGAAACGTAAAAGGCGTGTTGGAAGCTTATGAAAATACGACCATTGTGGGGATGTAG
- a CDS encoding 4Fe-4S binding protein: protein MKKVKFIAPVAVPTIGASGKTGNWRVMKPIIDYDKCIKCMQCWMYCPEGAITVENDMPKIDYVYCKGCGICANECPVKAINMEKEV, encoded by the coding sequence ATGAAGAAGGTAAAGTTTATTGCGCCTGTAGCAGTGCCTACGATCGGTGCATCTGGTAAAACTGGAAATTGGAGAGTTATGAAACCAATCATAGACTACGATAAATGTATTAAGTGTATGCAGTGTTGGATGTACTGCCCCGAGGGAGCTATAACAGTCGAGAATGATATGCCGAAAATTGACTATGTTTACTGTAAAGGTTGTGGAATCTGTGCTAATGAATGTCCTGTAAAAGCGATAAATATGGAAAAGGAGGTGTGA
- a CDS encoding pyruvate ferredoxin oxidoreductase, translated as MVVKVLTGNHAAAYGAKLAKVNFISAYPITPQTSIIEKLAEFVDSGDLNAKFVRVESEHSAMAAVIGAAAVGARAFTATSAQGLFYMYEMIWWAAGARLPIVMGVVTRAIAPPWSIWTDHADFLALRDSGWILLFARDAQEVLDTVIQAYRIAEDEEVMLPVAVGWDAFIASHTAESVDIPSQEVIDEYLPAKKEFAHMLDVEHPFSLGNLAFPDNYMEFRWLIDKSMNAAREVILKADKEYGNIVGRSYGGLVEEYKCADADVVVFMMGAASGDGMDAVDELRDEGYNVGLCRIRAVRPFPIEEVRKISQRVKAGVVIDRDVSFGFGGILAGEIKAALYNTDKKPPIFNIIAGLGGRDIDVRIVKQAVINAYRFFEECKEPKELEWMGLRQEVLIYE; from the coding sequence ATGGTTGTAAAGGTTTTAACGGGAAATCATGCAGCTGCATATGGCGCGAAGCTTGCAAAGGTAAATTTCATCTCTGCTTATCCTATTACACCACAAACCTCCATCATTGAGAAGCTTGCCGAATTTGTTGATAGCGGAGATCTTAATGCTAAATTTGTTAGAGTTGAATCCGAACATAGTGCCATGGCGGCGGTGATAGGGGCAGCGGCTGTAGGAGCTAGAGCTTTCACAGCAACATCAGCTCAAGGACTTTTCTACATGTATGAAATGATTTGGTGGGCGGCAGGCGCTAGATTACCAATTGTTATGGGCGTTGTTACGAGGGCGATAGCGCCTCCATGGAGTATATGGACTGATCACGCGGATTTTCTAGCTTTAAGAGATAGTGGTTGGATATTACTTTTTGCACGAGATGCTCAGGAAGTTTTAGATACCGTAATTCAGGCCTATAGGATAGCTGAGGACGAGGAAGTTATGCTTCCTGTAGCTGTGGGTTGGGATGCATTTATAGCATCTCATACTGCGGAGTCGGTTGATATTCCAAGTCAGGAAGTAATCGATGAATACTTACCAGCTAAAAAGGAATTTGCACACATGCTGGATGTAGAGCATCCTTTCTCACTTGGAAATCTAGCTTTTCCAGATAATTATATGGAATTTCGCTGGTTAATAGATAAATCCATGAATGCTGCGCGGGAAGTTATATTGAAAGCTGATAAAGAATATGGAAATATTGTTGGAAGAAGTTATGGTGGATTAGTGGAAGAGTATAAGTGTGCGGATGCCGATGTGGTCGTTTTCATGATGGGTGCGGCTAGTGGTGACGGAATGGATGCTGTTGACGAATTAAGGGATGAAGGCTATAACGTTGGTTTATGTCGTATAAGAGCAGTTCGTCCATTCCCGATAGAAGAGGTCAGGAAGATATCTCAGAGAGTAAAAGCTGGCGTTGTAATAGATAGAGATGTATCATTCGGATTCGGTGGTATTCTTGCGGGCGAGATAAAAGCTGCATTGTATAATACTGATAAAAAACCGCCAATTTTCAATATAATAGCCGGTTTAGGTGGACGAGATATAGATGTTAGAATCGTTAAACAAGCTGTGATAAATGCTTATCGATTCTTTGAAGAATGTAAAGAGCCTAAGGAATTAGAGTGGATGGGTTTAAGACAAGAGGTGTTAATTTATGAGTAA